Proteins encoded within one genomic window of Candidatus Hepatobacter penaei:
- a CDS encoding NAD(P)H-dependent flavin oxidoreductase, protein MIKELKLSGCEVLPLVEGGKGISISTGLSAGAWAKAGGVGTLSAVNADAYDVNGNRIPQVYRGKTRAERHAELIAYAIQGGIAQAKIAHDIAAGVGRLHLNILWEMAAAEEIARGVLAKVSHLVHGITCGAGMPYRIAEIAAEFKIFYYPIVSSARAFRILWRRAYHRLAEWLGGVVYEDPWLAGGHNGLSNSEDPLVREAPLARVIALREYMREVGLDHVPIIMAGGVWRLDEWQDWIDNPALGPIAFQFGTRPLLTQESPISDAWKKALLTLKKGDVFLNRFSPTGFYSSAVRNDFLEELAKRSARQIAYEGSPSQEAPVALPVGPRKRLVYVNAQDEQKAKAWIEAGYTEALRTPSNTLIFVTPARAAHIHRDQVDCMGCLSACLFSNWSQRPEGTTGKRPDPRSFCIQKTLQDISHEGDIHNNLMFSGHNAYRFASDPFYANGFVPTVAQLIDRIKIGA, encoded by the coding sequence GTGATTAAAGAACTCAAGCTATCGGGTTGTGAGGTGTTGCCCCTTGTGGAAGGCGGTAAAGGCATCTCTATATCCACGGGGCTGAGTGCCGGGGCTTGGGCCAAGGCGGGTGGCGTGGGCACCTTGTCGGCTGTGAACGCGGATGCCTATGATGTCAATGGTAATCGGATTCCCCAGGTCTATCGGGGCAAAACCCGCGCTGAGCGACATGCTGAGCTGATTGCCTATGCCATTCAAGGGGGGATTGCGCAAGCCAAGATTGCCCATGATATTGCAGCCGGGGTCGGCCGACTTCATCTCAACATTTTGTGGGAAATGGCGGCAGCAGAAGAGATCGCGCGCGGGGTGCTTGCCAAGGTCAGCCATCTTGTGCATGGCATTACATGCGGCGCCGGCATGCCTTATCGTATTGCGGAGATTGCGGCTGAATTTAAGATCTTTTATTACCCCATTGTCTCGTCAGCCCGTGCCTTTCGCATTTTGTGGCGCCGTGCGTATCATAGGTTGGCGGAGTGGCTGGGCGGCGTGGTCTATGAAGACCCGTGGCTGGCCGGGGGGCATAATGGCCTCTCTAACAGCGAAGATCCGCTGGTGCGTGAAGCGCCCCTTGCCCGTGTGATCGCCTTAAGGGAGTATATGCGAGAGGTGGGGCTGGACCATGTGCCCATCATTATGGCAGGCGGTGTGTGGCGTTTGGATGAGTGGCAAGACTGGATTGACAATCCCGCGCTTGGGCCCATCGCGTTTCAGTTTGGGACGCGTCCTTTGTTGACCCAAGAAAGCCCTATCTCGGATGCATGGAAAAAGGCGCTGTTGACGCTTAAGAAGGGGGATGTCTTTCTGAATCGTTTCAGCCCTACGGGCTTTTATTCCTCAGCGGTGCGCAATGATTTTTTGGAAGAATTGGCCAAGCGGTCTGCGCGTCAAATTGCCTATGAAGGATCGCCTTCACAAGAAGCCCCCGTGGCATTGCCCGTGGGGCCAAGAAAGCGGTTGGTGTATGTCAACGCCCAGGATGAGCAAAAAGCCAAAGCATGGATAGAAGCCGGGTACACCGAAGCCCTACGCACCCCCAGCAACACGCTCATTTTTGTGACGCCGGCGCGCGCAGCCCACATTCATCGAGATCAGGTAGACTGTATGGGATGTCTGAGTGCGTGTTTATTCAGCAATTGGTCGCAACGCCCCGAAGGCACCACAGGCAAACGCCCTGACCCGCGATCTTTTTGTATCCAAAAAACCCTTCAAGACATCAGCCATGAGGGGGATATCCATAACAATCTGATGTTTTCGGGGCATAACGCCTATCGTTTTGCTTCTGACCCGTTTTATGCCAACGGCTTTGTGCCTACGGTGGCGCAGCTGATTGATCGTATCAAAATAGGTGCTTAA
- a CDS encoding ABC transporter ATP-binding protein: MMKKTSSLLRKGDGWAIVRRFWKHFLSSHVGNLLVSLAFMGVVSLSTMLLANLVRPIFDDIFLARNQKRLWSLGILILILFLVKGVAAFGHSFSLARLGQKVSAAFQQALFRRLIYADHQVFSRYTSGKLLSLFAYDTQVVFRGMTQTLTSLVRDSLTLICLVGLMFYQDWFLSLLACVVFPLATYLSLSLGRRMRYFSHQSQSAMAKLHAFWQEIFQGIDIIKAYTMEKVELTKAQEKIGAFVRFNLKNARMKGFLHPLMETIVGFGVVAVVLYGGYHVVSGQRSPGELMSFVTALLMAYEPLKKLSHLNSYFQESLAALSRLFALYDQPQTIRDARDAQPLRLDKGAVHFRDITFSYGRRPVFKNFSCHMKGGARLALVGASGAGKSTLLHLMLRFYDTEKGSIEIDGQNVRDVTLASLRENMAFVSQHVTLFDDTISNNIAYGCPGAGLDKIQEAARHAYAHDFIMQLPQGYETSVGERGAALSGGQRQRIAIARALLKDAPILLLDEATSALDAQSELFVQKALERLMTGRTTLVIAHRMSTVEKADYIYVLDEGKLVAQGAHKELASRPGPYRDMVLPTLSSKQREERAS; the protein is encoded by the coding sequence ATGATGAAAAAAACGTCCTCTCTTTTGCGCAAGGGTGACGGGTGGGCCATTGTGCGTCGCTTTTGGAAGCATTTTTTGTCTTCGCATGTGGGCAATTTGTTGGTCAGCCTTGCTTTTATGGGGGTGGTGTCTTTGTCCACGATGCTGTTGGCCAATTTGGTGCGTCCTATTTTCGACGACATTTTCCTGGCCCGCAATCAAAAGCGGTTATGGTCTTTGGGTATTTTGATCCTGATTCTTTTTTTGGTGAAAGGGGTCGCTGCCTTTGGCCATAGTTTCTCGCTGGCGCGTTTAGGGCAAAAAGTGTCTGCAGCGTTTCAGCAGGCGCTTTTTCGGCGCTTGATCTATGCGGATCATCAGGTGTTTTCCCGCTATACGTCAGGCAAGCTGCTTTCATTGTTTGCCTATGATACACAGGTGGTGTTTCGGGGGATGACGCAAACCCTGACAAGCTTGGTGCGTGACTCACTCACCCTCATTTGCCTGGTGGGATTGATGTTTTATCAAGATTGGTTTTTGTCATTGCTGGCGTGCGTGGTGTTTCCGCTGGCGACCTATCTTTCTCTTTCTTTGGGGCGCCGGATGCGCTATTTTTCTCACCAATCTCAAAGTGCGATGGCTAAGCTTCATGCATTTTGGCAAGAAATTTTTCAAGGCATTGACATTATCAAAGCCTATACCATGGAAAAGGTAGAACTGACGAAGGCCCAAGAAAAAATAGGGGCGTTTGTGCGGTTCAATCTGAAGAACGCACGCATGAAAGGGTTTTTGCATCCTTTGATGGAAACCATTGTGGGGTTTGGTGTGGTGGCGGTGGTGCTTTATGGTGGCTATCACGTGGTGTCAGGGCAACGTTCGCCGGGAGAACTGATGTCTTTTGTGACAGCGCTGTTGATGGCCTATGAACCCTTGAAAAAACTTAGCCATCTCAACAGCTATTTTCAAGAAAGTTTGGCGGCGCTCAGTCGGTTGTTTGCGCTTTATGACCAACCCCAAACTATTCGAGATGCACGAGACGCACAACCGCTGCGCCTTGATAAAGGGGCGGTTCATTTTCGTGATATCACGTTTTCTTATGGACGCCGGCCCGTCTTTAAGAACTTTTCATGCCACATGAAGGGAGGCGCGCGTCTGGCTTTGGTAGGGGCGAGTGGGGCGGGCAAATCCACGTTGCTTCATTTAATGCTACGTTTTTATGACACAGAGAAAGGGTCCATCGAGATTGATGGCCAAAACGTTCGTGATGTGACGCTGGCGTCATTGCGTGAAAATATGGCGTTTGTGTCCCAACATGTCACCCTTTTTGACGATACCATTTCCAATAATATTGCCTATGGATGCCCGGGGGCAGGGCTTGATAAGATTCAAGAAGCGGCGCGCCATGCCTATGCCCATGATTTTATTATGCAATTACCCCAAGGCTATGAAACGTCCGTAGGAGAGCGGGGCGCGGCCCTTTCAGGTGGGCAGCGGCAGCGTATCGCCATTGCGCGTGCTTTGTTGAAAGATGCGCCTATTTTGTTGTTGGATGAGGCCACCTCAGCCCTGGATGCGCAATCAGAGCTTTTTGTGCAAAAGGCGCTCGAGCGTTTGATGACAGGGCGCACCACCTTGGTGATTGCCCACCGCATGAGCACCGTTGAAAAGGCAGACTATATCTATGTACTTGATGAAGGCAAGCTTGTAGCACAGGGCGCCCACAAAGAGTTGGCTTCGCGGCCTGGACCTTATCGCGACATGGTGCTTCCCACGCTCTCTTCTAAGCAACGGGAGGAGCGGGCGTCGTAA
- a CDS encoding 3-deoxy-D-manno-octulosonic acid transferase, which translates to MNISDGVLCLYRGLCFLAWPVYPLILWWRLYRGAEEKTYWRQKMGVCLPARPRGGVIWMHGVSVGESMALEGVMRALLAYGEETIVLTTSTASSARLWRKKIEACDTLRGRVIHTLCPLDHPLFWRHFLNHWRPRCFLLSEHDFWPHLFWALHNRRIMCAVLGARMSAKSARFWLFVKPLFTSIWRDLVCCVPSDTQASLFKALGARHVHVLGSLKWTKLDPALVQAHNRYPSTPGKTSPMLSKPPFVISAVSTHVGEEKAWLDLYPALKKRYPHLVLILAPRHTKRVSEVCDEVIARGVKVERWQSSAALKDVDGVVVIDKMGLLRNVYAHSHIVFVGGSLFPGVGGHDLIDPAAYGCCVLCGPFMEAQADVFALFQQKKAVGVVQASTMGEQVSGYLDEQKTCELMGKRAQALVQERYHTVLEGYMTLLTQQGVVHA; encoded by the coding sequence GTGAACATCAGTGATGGGGTGTTGTGTTTATATCGTGGGTTGTGTTTTCTGGCGTGGCCCGTCTATCCACTTATCTTGTGGTGGCGTTTGTATCGAGGCGCGGAGGAGAAAACCTATTGGCGTCAGAAAATGGGGGTGTGTTTGCCGGCTCGTCCCAGGGGCGGTGTGATATGGATGCATGGTGTGTCGGTGGGGGAATCCATGGCCCTTGAGGGGGTGATGCGTGCGTTGCTCGCTTATGGTGAAGAGACGATTGTGCTCACCACCTCAACGGCATCATCGGCGCGGCTGTGGCGCAAAAAGATTGAAGCGTGTGATACATTACGCGGGCGCGTGATTCACACCCTGTGTCCACTCGATCATCCCTTATTTTGGCGCCACTTTCTCAACCATTGGCGTCCGCGGTGCTTTTTGCTGAGTGAGCATGATTTTTGGCCGCATTTGTTTTGGGCGCTTCACAACCGACGCATTATGTGTGCGGTCTTGGGCGCGCGTATGTCAGCCAAGAGTGCGCGTTTTTGGCTGTTTGTGAAGCCCCTTTTTACCTCTATATGGCGAGATTTGGTGTGTTGTGTGCCTTCAGACACGCAAGCCTCTCTTTTCAAAGCGTTGGGCGCGCGCCATGTTCATGTGTTGGGATCCTTGAAGTGGACCAAGCTGGACCCTGCTTTGGTGCAGGCACATAATCGTTATCCTTCTACGCCGGGCAAAACGTCTCCTATGCTAAGCAAACCCCCTTTTGTGATCAGCGCTGTATCCACCCATGTGGGGGAGGAAAAAGCGTGGCTAGATCTCTATCCTGCCCTTAAGAAGCGCTATCCTCACCTTGTGCTTATCCTAGCGCCCCGACACACAAAACGGGTGTCTGAGGTGTGTGATGAGGTAATCGCAAGGGGGGTGAAGGTTGAAAGGTGGCAGTCGTCTGCTGCACTCAAGGACGTTGACGGCGTGGTGGTCATTGACAAAATGGGTCTGTTGCGCAATGTGTATGCACACAGTCATATCGTGTTTGTGGGGGGGTCGTTGTTTCCAGGGGTCGGGGGGCATGATCTCATTGATCCGGCGGCCTATGGGTGCTGTGTGCTGTGTGGGCCATTTATGGAGGCGCAGGCCGACGTGTTTGCGCTTTTTCAGCAAAAAAAGGCCGTAGGGGTGGTGCAAGCTTCTACGATGGGTGAACAGGTGTCTGGCTATCTAGATGAACAAAAAACTTGTGAACTTATGGGCAAACGTGCTCAGGCCTTGGTGCAAGAACGCTATCACACCGTGCTTGAGGGATATATGACATTACTCACACAGCAAGGGGTCGTGCATGCCTAA
- the lpxK gene encoding tetraacyldisaccharide 4'-kinase: MPKAPSFWYQKHPGLWCYNLWPLTWVYRFFARLRRWVRRPQKAPFPVISVGNLVMGGAGKTPVVKALSEMLKNIGYHPVVISKGYGAKQRKPLWVDASLHTYKDVGDEALLLSHYVPTLVCRRRKKTLGVVPFQRNVVLVLDDGHQQRDIKTDINVLVYDHKQGVGNGYVFPQGPLRETVKQGLSRTHAVVHVGGKRSAHGVVPVFYADFLPSHPLPAKTKVWGVCGLGYPQKFLHTLKKMEVNVVGFSAFPDHHPYTFSDLHSIAQQAAQKDATLVTTEKDWLRWPENATLPSVIHIDVHWHHEAKVRTFLKERLQKVLSTLH; encoded by the coding sequence ATGCCTAAAGCGCCGTCTTTTTGGTATCAAAAACATCCAGGGCTGTGGTGCTATAACCTCTGGCCGTTGACGTGGGTGTATCGCTTTTTTGCCCGACTGCGCCGATGGGTGCGACGCCCCCAAAAAGCCCCGTTTCCTGTGATTTCTGTGGGCAACCTTGTGATGGGGGGGGCGGGGAAAACCCCTGTGGTGAAGGCGTTGAGTGAGATGCTGAAAAACATCGGGTATCACCCGGTAGTGATTTCAAAAGGCTATGGCGCGAAGCAACGTAAGCCTTTGTGGGTGGACGCATCGCTTCACACCTATAAAGATGTAGGGGATGAGGCGCTGCTTTTGTCCCATTATGTGCCCACGTTGGTGTGCCGGCGGCGCAAAAAAACGTTAGGTGTGGTGCCGTTTCAACGCAACGTGGTGCTTGTGCTGGATGATGGACATCAGCAGCGCGATATCAAAACAGATATCAATGTGCTTGTCTATGACCATAAACAGGGTGTGGGCAATGGGTATGTGTTTCCCCAAGGTCCTTTGCGTGAAACCGTCAAACAGGGCTTGTCCAGGACGCACGCTGTGGTGCATGTGGGGGGCAAGCGGTCAGCACATGGCGTTGTGCCTGTGTTTTATGCCGATTTTTTGCCGAGCCATCCCTTGCCGGCTAAAACCAAGGTGTGGGGAGTGTGCGGCCTGGGCTATCCTCAAAAATTTTTACACACCTTGAAAAAGATGGAGGTCAACGTGGTGGGGTTTTCTGCTTTTCCCGATCACCATCCTTACACGTTCTCAGACCTTCATTCCATTGCGCAACAGGCCGCGCAAAAAGACGCCACGCTTGTCACCACAGAAAAAGATTGGTTGCGCTGGCCCGAAAATGCCACCTTACCCTCCGTGATTCACATTGATGTGCACTGGCACCACGAAGCAAAGGTGCGCACGTTTCTCAAAGAACGACTGCAGAAGGTGCTTTCAACGTTGCATTAA
- a CDS encoding YqgE/AlgH family protein, whose protein sequence is MKTQRAESLVNYLLISPPHLESTPFPKTVIFMFAHDKDGAMGLVLNRLLDSITLSAFFEENADDESTMLPVYEGGSEESERSFVLHMQKQDTPAQERNAKTSGPTFHVTPTIDFHPHNNINAPHVLLTLGYTSWEPGQLEDEIQNNQWLLLEATPEFVFSVPAREKWDHAIQRLGIQPPCFASMGGHA, encoded by the coding sequence ATGAAAACACAAAGAGCCGAATCTCTCGTAAATTATCTGTTGATTTCTCCGCCCCATCTTGAAAGTACACCCTTTCCTAAGACGGTGATCTTTATGTTTGCCCATGATAAAGACGGCGCCATGGGGTTGGTGTTAAACAGGCTCCTTGACAGCATTACCTTAAGCGCCTTTTTTGAAGAAAATGCAGATGATGAATCCACCATGCTCCCGGTATATGAAGGTGGGTCTGAAGAAAGCGAGCGCAGCTTTGTTTTGCATATGCAAAAACAAGATACGCCCGCGCAAGAGCGCAATGCAAAAACCTCCGGACCAACCTTTCATGTCACACCCACCATTGACTTTCACCCCCACAACAACATCAATGCACCCCACGTTTTGCTGACTTTGGGATACACCTCGTGGGAGCCTGGGCAGCTGGAAGATGAAATTCAGAACAATCAATGGTTGCTGCTGGAAGCCACGCCAGAATTTGTGTTTTCTGTGCCTGCACGGGAAAAATGGGATCATGCCATCCAGCGCCTCGGCATTCAGCCCCCATGCTTTGCCTCCATGGGTGGCCACGCGTAA